The following are from one region of the Lytechinus variegatus isolate NC3 chromosome 4, Lvar_3.0, whole genome shotgun sequence genome:
- the LOC121413157 gene encoding zinc finger protein 271-like — MTTEQVSIASVAIEQKLQEDVFQQEIGQDKTQDEVLNEIDSDVNTSSQATTEVIGRSQNHGEISLQEDSALTNSEELTSSQTTAEEMCNIEPQGGISGEQASTLASSEEQLTPKVLPAGTSAIAMEAASSSPCHGECSEETREQLDSAIAMEAASCSPSHEECSEESREQLDSDTIMEAASSSPSHEELCEETRELLHSELDATSSDQVEKVTITNSHTSHLRIKLRDRSPACPTVDENLQGKPPPRGRGRPPGRGRSPGGGRPRGRPPGTGRPRGRPRKPVEENENLQCSVCQKDFSNRHNLRNHMRIHIMDKPLQCPVCGKGFCFKSDFERHMRIHSGEKPHRCEECGKEFTQRSHLSDHMRIHTGVKEHQCPVCKQFYARKTHLKTHMRIHTGEKPYACTLCEKAYSRRNDLKKHMRSHTGEKAPHVCSVCEKGFSHKSHLTHHMKCHTGSEPFRCSVCNKGFLFRSDLIRHERIHSGEKPHSCKICGKVFGQRCHLTDHMRTHTGERPHRCLLCGKGFFRKNQLTAHMKHHAGEMLPVNCALCGKEVPIENIEHIPEYCVDCCKKLLSQGDATQGARVQEGPFPFNCLECDKKFLLHSQLLEHVKSHTDMKLFHCPDCDHQFDKASDFIDHMELHDSGKSFQCLDCFQKFPLRSELMSHRQTHKKDKLFNCSKCTEKFHIESDLTTHEKSHQDEMPFPPTQCNDKSNVEADLRTHNKSHLEEKPLHCSECKKPFEVESDLLVHEKSHLKENLFSCPECDTKFPVQENLMVHMKMHKGEKPFHCLECNQKFLLQRDLLDHVKTHPGETSYYCLECDKGFSTEWDLMSHVSIHTGEN, encoded by the exons TGATTGGTCGTAGCCAGAATCATGGAGAGATTTCTTTACAGGAAGATTCAGCACTCACAAATTCAGAAGAGCTTACTTCATCACAGACCACAGCAGaag aaATGTGCAATATTGAGCCACAAGGTGGCATATCTGGAGAACAAGCTTCAACACTCGCAAGTTCAGAAGAACAACTCACACCAAAAGTATTACCAGCAGGCACCTCAGCTATCGCGATGGAAGCAGCATCTAGCTCTCCATGTCATGGAGAATGTAGTGAGGAAACCAGAGAACAGTTGGACTCAGCTATCGCAATGGAAGCAGCATCTTGCTCTCCTAGTCATGAAGAATGCAGCGAGGAATCCAGAGAACAGTTGGACTCAGATACCATAATGGAAGCAGCATCTAGCTCTCCAAGTCATGAAGAACTCTGTGAGGAAACCAGAGAACTGTTGCATTCTGAATTGGATGCAACTAGTTCTGACCAGGTTGAGAAAGTAACAATTACGAATAGTCATACCTCGCACTTGAGAATAAAACTCAGAGACAGATCTCCAGCTTGCCCAACAGTGGATGAGAACCTGCAGGGGAAGCCACCACCCCGTGGACGTGGACGGCCTCCCGGAAGGGGACGTTCCCCCGGCGGTGGACGTCCCCGTGGACGGCCTCCGGGAACTGGGCGTCCCAGAGGACGCCCTCGCAAGCCGGTGGAAGAAAACGAGAACCTTCAATGTAGTGTGTGCCAGAAGGATTTTTCTAATAGACATAATCTGAGGAATCACATGAGGATTCATATCATGGATAAACCCTTGCAGTGCCCGGTGTGCGGGAAGGGTTTCTGCTTCAAGTCAGACTTCGAGCGTCATATGAGAATCCACAGCGGGGAGAAGCCGCACCGGTGTGAAGAATGTGGGAAGGAATTTACCCAAAGAAGCCACCTCTCGGATCATATGCGGATTCACACGGGGGTGAAGGAGCATCAGTGTCCTGTCTGCAAGCAATTCTACGCCCGGAAAACCCATCTCAAGACTCACATGCGGATCCACACTGGCGAGAAGCCTTACGCATGCACTCTCTGCGAAAAGGCATATTCCCGAAGGAACGATCTCAAGAAGCACATGCGTTCCCACACGGGAGAGAAAGCCCCCCACGTGTGCTCCGTGTGTGAGAAGGGGTTCTCACACAAGAGCCATCTGACTCACCACATGAAATGCCACACTGGATCCGAACCGTTCCGTTGCTCCGTCTGCAACAAGGGTTTCCTCTTCAGATCTGATCTGATAAGACATGAGAGGATCCACAGCGGTGAGAAACCACACAGCTGCAAGATCTGTGGCAAGGTTTTCGGCCAGCGATGTCATCTAACTGATCATATGCGCACCCACACCGGCGAAAGACCACATAGATGCTTGTTGTGCGGTAAGGGGTTTTTCCGTAAAAATCAGCTTACCGCTCATATGAAACATCATGCGGGTGAAATGCTACCTGTAAACTGTGCTCTCTGCGGTAAGGAAGTCCCCATTGAGAATATAGAACACATACCGGAATATTGCGTTGACTGTTGTAAGAAACTCCTGTCGCAGGGCGATGCCACGCAGGGGGCCAGAGTGCAAGAAGGCCCATTCCCATTTAACTGCCTCGAGTGTGACAAGAAGTTTTTATTGCATTCCCAACTTCTGGAACATGTGAAGTCACACACAGACATGAAGCTGTTCCACTGTCCAGACTGTGATCACCAATTTGATAAGGCATCGGATTTTATAGATCATATGGAATTGCATGACAGTGGAAAGTCTTTCCAGTGTCTAGACTGCTTCCAGAAATTTCCTTTGCGTTCCGAACTCATGAGCCACAGGCAAACGCACAAAAAAGATAAGTTGTTCAATTGTTCTAAGTGCACGGAGAAGTTTCACATAGAATCCGATCTGACCACCCATGAGAAGTCGCATCAGGATGAAATGCCTTTCCCACCTACCCAATGCAACGACAAATCTAATGTCGAAGCTGATCTTCGGACGCACAACAAGTCACATCTGGAAGAAAAGCCGCTCCATTGTTCAGAGTGCAAAAAGCCATTCGAAGTCGAGTCCGATCTTCTTGTCCATGAGAAATCCCACCTCAAGGAAAATCTGTTCAGTTGCCCCGAGTGTGATACGAAGTTTCCCGTACAGGAGAACCTCATGGTTCATATGAAAATGCACAAAGGTGAAAAGCCTTTCCATTGTCTTGAGTGCAACCAGAAATTCCTCTTGCAGCGTGATCTGTTGGACCATGTGAAAACTCATCCAGGAGAAACCTCATATTATTGCTTAGAATGTGATAAAGGGTTCAGTACAGAATGGGATCTGATGAGCCATGTCAGTATACACACTGGAGAAAACTAG